A single region of the Garra rufa chromosome 6, GarRuf1.0, whole genome shotgun sequence genome encodes:
- the gja5b gene encoding gap junction protein, alpha 5b, whose product MADWSLLGNFLEEVQEHSTSVGKVWLTILFIFRILVLGTAAESSWGDEQEDFTCDTEQPGCENVCYDRAFPIAHIRFWVLQIVFVSTPSLIYMGHAMHIVRREEKRKKEQEGGGTQTDQDGEKYPEKGKNCEKEDEGGGGKVRLRGALLQTYVLSILIRSVMEVVFIIVQYLIYGVFLNALYVCRSSPCPHAVNCYISRPTEKNVFIVFMLVVAAVSLLLSVVELYHLAWKQFKRCLQKYKDSKRSNTPSTVAAVSPNPSIPNRACTPPPDFNQCLTTPPSSPTIQTHAHSLLHPTCPPFHDRLAHQQNSANMVTERHRVQDYLGVNFLSFSHAPIETPNSCASPSFLSSDFDEDKRRFSKSSGTSSRMRPDDLAV is encoded by the coding sequence ATGGCTGACTGGAGTCTACTTGGGAACTTTCTAGAAGAAGTCCAGGAACATTCCACTTCGGTGGGAAAGGTGTGGCTCACAATTCTTTTCATCTTCCGGATCCTGGTCCTGGGCACGGCCGCCGAGTCCTCGTGGGGCGACGAGCAGGAAGACTTCACCTGCGACACGGAGCAGCCCGGTTGTGAGAACGTTTGTTACGACCGAGCCTTTCCCATTGCGCATATCCGCTTCTGGGTGCTCCAGATTGTGTTCGTATCCACACCTTCTCTCATCTACATGGGACACGCAATGCACATTGTCCGCAGAGAGGAGAAGAGGAAGAAAGAGCAGGAAGGAGGAGGAACGCAAACAGACCAAGATGGAGAGAAGTACCCAGAGAAAGGCAAGAACTGTGAGAAGGAGGACGAAGGTGGAGGGGGGAAAGTGCGATTGAGGGGTGCTTTGCTACAAACGTATGTACTGAGCATCCTCATTCGCTCTGTAATGGAGGTGGTTTTCATTATAGTCCAGTACCTCATCTATGGAGTCTTCCTTAATGCGCTCTACGTGTGTAGATCTTCTCCGTGTCCGCATGCGGTCAACTGCTACATCTCGAGACCTACGGAGAAGAACGTGTTTATTGTGTTTATGCTGGTGGTAGCGGCTGTGTCGCTGCTGCTCAGTGTCGTTGAACTGTATCATTTGGCGTGGAAGCAGTTTAAGCGTTGTTTGCAAAAATATAAAGATTCCAAACGCTCAAATACACCATCCACCGTGGCTGCAGTCTCACCAAACCCATCCATACCAAACCGAGCCTGCACTCCACCTCCCGACTTCAACCAGTGCCTGACAACACCACCGTCTTCCCCTACCATACAGACACACGCACACTCGCTTCTACACCCAACCTGCCCGCCTTTTCACGACCGGCTGGCGCACCAGCAAAACTCAGCAAACATGGTCACCGAACGCCATCGAGTTCAAGACTACTTAGGGGTCAACTTCTTGAGCTTCTCACATGCACCTATAGAGACGCCCAACTCATGTGCCTCACCTTCATTTCTAAGCAGTGATTTTGATGAGGACAAGCGAAGGTTTAGCAAGAGCAGTGGGACCAGCAGCCGCATGAGACCGGATGACCTTGCAGTATAG